The Musa acuminata AAA Group cultivar baxijiao chromosome BXJ2-2, Cavendish_Baxijiao_AAA, whole genome shotgun sequence genome has a segment encoding these proteins:
- the LOC103976588 gene encoding probable LRR receptor-like serine/threonine-protein kinase At1g14390 encodes MGFLTRDSIACLCAAVLVVFLVSPPSAAQPLSPSQYKTLLRLQRLLEYQPPLAGWSNATALCYLPASLSLSISCSGGRVTELSIVGVADRPLSANFSSDSLFTTLARLSGLTTLSLVSLGLWGPLPGKVDRFSSLQVLNLSSNYFSGPIPPAISNITSLQNLCLTGNSFNGMVPDLSPLTTLTELDLSGNHLGPEFPYVSSSLVSLLLQNNSFQDRLPPRLASFGHLQKLDLSSNHLHGWIPAFLFSLPSMQYLDLSGNRMTGEVPANSSCGSQLAYVDISDNLLVGGLPSCIQANSSNRVVLSSGNCLNLDDFELQHPNSYCNQGAMAAILPSANKISGSKSKLGLILGIVGGVVAGAVLIGLLVFLLFRKIRTEDAEVSTFHTPTAGKSLMQVAPRSTAEARHMSHAMRIGTLGLMPYHVFSMEELEEVTDSFDSSNLIEDGPRGQSYKGWLRDGSCIVVRCLKLKQKLSRQSLLQYMEIVSKLRHRHLVSIVGHCIVSSQDGANTMDTIFLVSEYINSGTLRDQLSEWREHETMKWPQRVSAVIGVARGIQFLHTVAVPGIVGNDLNMDNILLDQTLTTKIRNYNLPTLPNFKNNRVGCEIPLTNAADTGDLGSVENGEKEDIYQLGLILLEVITGKSAGSKNELDSLRHKLQKILVENPANLKGLMDPAIRESSALDSLRTAVEISLSCTSRDPKQRPSIDDVLWNLQYSVQVQDGWTSSERLDIQI; translated from the exons ATGGGATTTTTAACGCGTGACTCCATCGCTTGCCTCTGCGCCGCCGTCTTGGTTGTCTTCCTCGTCTCTCCCCCTTCGGCGGCCCAACCGCTGTCCCCATCCCAGTACAAGACGCTCCTCCGCCTCCAGCGCCTCTTGGAGTACCAGCCGCCGCTCGCCGGCTGGTCCAACGCCACCGCCTTGTGCTACCTCCccgcctccctctccctctccatctccTGCTCCGGTGGCCGCGTTACCGAACTCTCCATCGTCGGCGTCGCCGACCGGCCCCTGTCAGCCAACTTCTCCTCCGATTCCTTATTCACCACCCTCGCCAGGCTCTCCGGCCTCACCACCCTCTCCCTCGTCTCCCTCGGCCTCTGGGGGCCGCTCCCCGGCAAGGTGGACCGCTTCTCCTCGCTCCAAGTCCTCAACTTGAGCTCCAATTACTTCTCGGGGCCGATCCCACCGGCGATCTCCAACATCACCAGCCTCCAAAATCTCTGCTTGACCGGGAACTCCTTCAACGGGATGGTTCCTGACCTCAGCCCCTTGACGACTCTCACCGAACTGGACTTGTCGGGGAATCACCTCGGGCCAGAATTCCCCTATGTGAGCAGTAGCCTTGTCAGCTTACTCCTTCAAAACAACAGCTTCCAAGACCGTCTCCCGCCTCGACTCGCATCCTTCGGCCACCTCCAGAAGCTGGATTTGTCTTCCAATCATCTCCATGGATGGATTCCTGCGTTCTTGTTCTCGTTACCGTCAATGCAGTACCTCGACTTGTCTGGCAACAGGATGACGGGAGAAGTTCCGGCGAATTCGTCCTGCGGCAGCCAGCTCGCATACGTTGACATCTCAGACAATCTTTTGGTGGGAGGCCTGCCTTCATGCATCCAAGCGAATTCCTCGAACCGAGTAGTACTCAGCTCAGGGAACTGCTTGAATTTAGATGATTTCGAGCTCCAGCATCCGAATTCTTACTGCAATCAAGGCGCGATGGCCGCGATTTTGCCTTCGGCAAATAAAATCAGTGGATCCAAGAGCAAGCTGGGCCTTATACTTGGCATTGTTGGGGGAGTCGTCGCTGGTGCAGTGCTGATTGGATTACTGGTCTTCTTGCTGTTTAGGAAGATAAGAACAGAGGATGCAGAGGTCAGCACCTTTCACACACCCACTGCAGGGAAATCTCTTATGCAGGTTGCGCCAAGAAGTACAGCTGAAGCAA GGCACATGTCTCATGCAATGCGGATAGGGACTCTTGGGCTAATGCCGTATCATGTTTTCAGTATGGAGGAGCTTGAAGAAGTGACTGATAGTTTCGATTCATCAAACTTGATCGAAGATGGTCCTCGAGGACAG TCTTACAAAGGTTGGCTCCGGGATGGCTCTTGCATCGTCGTTAGATGCTTGAAATTGAAACAAAAACTTTCACGACAGAGCCTACTTCAGTATATGGAAATTGTCTCGAAGCTCAGGCACCGTCATTTAGTCAGCATTGTCGGACATTGCATTGTTAGCAGCCAGGATGGTGCTAACACTATGGATACCATCTTTCTTGTATCTGAGTACATCAATAGTGGAACTCTGAGAGATCAACTTAGTG AATGGAGAGAGCACGAAACAATGAAATGGCCGCAAAGAGTGTCAGCTGTAATTGGAGTTGCAAGGGGAATCCAATTCTTACATACTGTTGCAGTTCCTGGTATTGTTGGAAATGATCTTAACATGGATAATATATTGTTGGATCAAACTCTCACCACGAAGATTCGCAATTACAATCTTCCAACACTTCCAAATTTCAAAAACAACAGG GTAGGCTGTGAAATCCCTTTGACTAATGCAGCCGATACAGGAGATCTTGGCAG TGTGGAGAATGGTGAAAAAGAAGATATTTATCAGCTTGGGCTCATTCTTTTAGAGGTTATCACAGGGAAATCAGCAGGGTCTAAAAATGAGTTAGATTCTCTCAGGCATAAG CTTCAGAAAATTTTAGTAGAAAACCCAGCAAACCTGAAAGGACTCATGGACCCTGCAATTCGCGAAAGTTCTGCTCTCGACTCCCTAAGAACAGCAGTGGAAATATCCCTCAGTTGTACATCCAGAGATCCTAAGCAGCGCCCATCGATCGATGATGTGCTATGGAACTTGCAATACTCTGTGCAGGTCCAAGATGGCTGGACAAGCAGTGAAAGGTTAGACATCCAAATCTAG